The Phragmitibacter flavus genome includes a region encoding these proteins:
- a CDS encoding ThuA domain-containing protein: protein MKKLLLSTLLLVGFSSFAHAQITFEGKDGPGKGKHVVLLAGDEEYRSEEALPMLAKLLAEHHGFTTTVLFSVNESGEVDPNKGSSLTAPENLDNADLVIMSLRFRHWPDEAMKHFDDYLKAGKPIIALRTSTHAFNITDKTSAFHYYTWNTKAEPWPGGFGKHVLGETWVAHHGAHKKEATRGIIPDTAKTNPLLNGVSDIFGTTDVYTAAPPADATILVLGQVLAGMNPTDAPVEGQKNDPLQPIAWTREFKNDAGTTNQIFTTTMGAATDLTNEGLRRLIVNAVLSFTGIEVPSKANVDVPDTYQPTMYGFDSFIKGRKPADYAK from the coding sequence ATGAAAAAACTGCTTCTTTCCACCCTCCTCCTCGTCGGATTCTCATCGTTTGCCCACGCTCAGATCACTTTTGAAGGAAAGGACGGGCCTGGAAAGGGCAAACACGTGGTGCTCCTCGCTGGCGATGAGGAATATCGCTCCGAAGAAGCCCTGCCGATGCTCGCGAAACTTCTTGCCGAGCACCATGGTTTCACGACCACAGTGCTTTTCTCGGTCAATGAAAGTGGAGAAGTCGATCCCAACAAAGGAAGCAGCCTTACCGCCCCCGAAAATCTCGACAATGCCGACCTCGTCATCATGAGCCTCCGCTTCCGCCACTGGCCCGACGAAGCCATGAAACACTTCGATGACTACTTGAAGGCAGGCAAACCGATCATTGCCCTGCGCACCAGCACCCACGCCTTCAACATCACCGACAAAACCAGCGCCTTTCACTACTACACCTGGAACACCAAAGCCGAACCCTGGCCCGGTGGTTTTGGCAAACACGTGCTTGGCGAAACCTGGGTGGCCCACCACGGTGCCCACAAGAAAGAAGCCACCCGCGGCATCATTCCCGACACCGCGAAGACCAATCCGCTCCTCAACGGCGTCAGCGACATCTTCGGCACCACTGACGTCTACACCGCCGCCCCACCCGCCGATGCCACCATCCTCGTCCTCGGCCAGGTGCTGGCCGGCATGAACCCCACTGACGCACCGGTCGAAGGCCAGAAGAACGATCCCCTTCAGCCCATCGCCTGGACCCGTGAATTTAAAAATGACGCCGGCACCACCAATCAAATCTTTACCACCACCATGGGTGCAGCGACCGACCTCACCAACGAAGGCCTGCGCCGCCTCATCGTCAACGCCGTCCTTTCCTTTACCGGCATAGAAGTCCCTTCAAAAGCCAATGTCGACGTTCCAGACACCTATCAGCCCACCATGTATGGCTTCGACAGCTTCATCAAAGGCAGAAAGCCCGCAGACTACGCCAAGTAA
- a CDS encoding J domain-containing protein has protein sequence MAGDSNEMMDGFQMLGLKRSASMDEEVLQQAYAKLSREEHPDHGGSDATAAAVNQAFETLRVPELRLKHLLELAGPEEVKAWRTVPLDDGMMTIFGRLGAMLQKASAMAVKLEGARSALVKALLADGVLKLRDELEQLGMEIAGKKEEMEAQLADLDGRLETGEQEAWKELASLQARFAYLGRWRGQIRESLLLLTVD, from the coding sequence ATGGCCGGTGATTCAAATGAGATGATGGATGGGTTCCAGATGCTGGGATTGAAGCGTTCTGCGTCGATGGACGAGGAGGTGCTGCAGCAGGCTTATGCGAAGCTGAGTCGTGAAGAGCATCCGGATCATGGAGGCTCTGATGCGACGGCGGCGGCGGTGAATCAGGCTTTCGAGACGTTGCGGGTTCCCGAGTTGAGATTGAAACATTTGCTGGAGCTTGCGGGACCTGAGGAGGTGAAGGCGTGGAGAACGGTGCCGCTGGACGATGGCATGATGACGATTTTTGGTCGGCTGGGGGCGATGTTGCAGAAGGCTTCGGCGATGGCGGTGAAGCTGGAGGGGGCTCGCAGCGCGTTGGTGAAAGCGTTGCTGGCGGATGGGGTCTTGAAATTGAGGGATGAATTGGAGCAACTGGGAATGGAGATTGCAGGCAAGAAGGAGGAAATGGAGGCGCAGCTGGCGGATTTGGATGGTCGTTTGGAAACGGGCGAACAGGAAGCGTGGAAAGAGCTGGCGTCGTTGCAGGCGCGCTTCGCTTACCTTGGGAGATGGCGGGGGCAGATCCGCGAGAGCCTGCTGCTGCTGACAGTGGATTGA
- a CDS encoding alpha/beta hydrolase produces MPTEEDRNLKPAPIDRNRELLKTAREEVYKSIGGTHLSAYLWTPEGDKIPPYPMSVIAFFFSSGWDNGQVSQFAPHCVYFASRGMLAVAFEYRVSAKHESTPLHAMADARSAMRWLRLNALELGLNPGKIVGAGGSGGAHIIASAAMLKGFDEMGEDDSMPCSPNAMALFNPILDTTKKGFGADRFPSPDLAKKASLLNAIGPNLPPTVVFHGTNDRVVPCDTSEYFAKRMRRKKNRCEIVTYEGLGHGFFNFNVSFDVYQSTLNVLDAFLVEEGFVEADPDANPSLELY; encoded by the coding sequence ATGCCCACTGAAGAAGATAGAAATTTAAAGCCTGCTCCCATTGATCGCAATCGGGAGCTCCTCAAGACTGCACGTGAAGAGGTTTACAAGAGTATTGGCGGGACGCATTTGTCCGCGTATCTCTGGACGCCTGAGGGGGACAAGATCCCGCCTTATCCCATGAGCGTGATCGCCTTTTTCTTCAGCAGTGGCTGGGACAATGGTCAGGTGAGCCAGTTTGCGCCGCACTGTGTGTATTTTGCTTCTCGCGGCATGTTGGCGGTGGCGTTTGAGTATCGGGTGAGTGCCAAGCATGAATCGACTCCGCTGCATGCCATGGCAGATGCGCGTTCGGCAATGCGCTGGCTGCGTTTGAATGCCTTGGAGCTGGGGTTGAACCCTGGCAAGATCGTCGGTGCTGGTGGCAGTGGCGGGGCGCACATCATCGCTTCAGCAGCGATGCTGAAAGGTTTTGATGAGATGGGTGAGGATGATTCGATGCCGTGCAGCCCGAATGCGATGGCATTGTTTAATCCGATCTTGGACACGACGAAAAAAGGATTTGGAGCAGATCGTTTTCCAAGTCCCGACTTGGCGAAGAAGGCCAGTTTATTGAACGCGATTGGTCCGAATTTGCCGCCGACCGTGGTGTTTCACGGCACCAACGACCGGGTGGTGCCTTGTGATACTTCGGAGTATTTCGCGAAACGCATGCGGCGCAAAAAGAACCGTTGTGAGATAGTGACCTACGAAGGGCTTGGGCACGGTTTCTTCAATTTCAATGTGTCGTTTGATGTCTACCAGTCGACGTTGAATGTGTTGGATGCGTTTCTGGTGGAGGAGGGGTTTGTTGAGGCGGACCCGGATGCCAACCCAAGCTTGGAGCTTTATTGA
- the rpoN gene encoding RNA polymerase factor sigma-54, producing the protein MSSQGLYQTQSQKQVIGPQMQQSLQILQAPALELQQLIQLEVAINPVLEVENNDVSLETTAQEDPDNDIRELSRLDEEWREYYAQSRAQTSPRTSEDDERHRFMMDSIVAQTTLQEHLLSQLNLSDTTDPKLLELAEFIIGNIDDDGFLHTPLEELSLRHGLPLEDLRRAKETVQSFEPAGVAAENLRECLLLQLERSGRKASLAHRIIDHHLEDLAHKRYTVLSKKLAAPPDQISRAVEIVSSLDPRPAQGFTQTHNHYVTPDIRVERHNGSGYVPVMNNTDLPQLRISNAYKDLLAQPDTGGEARSYIREKIRGAKFLIRSIAQRQQTIQRIAVEILNHQKDFFDKGPSNLKPLNMATVAEAVGVHETTVSRAIAGKYMSTPHGVFELKYFFTSGVRTEGGDDVSNTAVKNAISEIIKSEPPQKPYSDEQLVKQLLGRGIKVARRTVAKYREAMGVLPSHLRKSA; encoded by the coding sequence ATGTCAAGCCAAGGCCTCTACCAGACCCAGTCGCAGAAACAGGTCATTGGGCCGCAAATGCAGCAAAGCCTGCAAATCCTGCAAGCCCCCGCCCTCGAACTTCAGCAACTGATCCAGTTGGAAGTCGCCATCAATCCGGTGCTCGAAGTCGAAAACAACGACGTCTCCCTCGAAACCACCGCACAGGAAGATCCCGACAACGACATCCGCGAACTCTCCCGGCTCGACGAAGAATGGCGCGAGTATTACGCCCAAAGCCGCGCCCAGACCAGCCCCCGCACCTCCGAAGACGACGAGCGCCATCGGTTCATGATGGATTCCATCGTCGCCCAAACCACCCTCCAGGAACACCTGCTCAGCCAGCTCAATCTCTCCGACACCACCGATCCCAAACTTCTCGAACTCGCCGAATTCATCATCGGCAACATCGATGACGACGGCTTCCTTCACACCCCTCTCGAAGAGCTCAGCCTTCGCCACGGCCTTCCGCTCGAAGACCTGCGCCGCGCCAAGGAAACCGTGCAATCCTTCGAACCCGCCGGTGTCGCCGCCGAAAACCTTCGCGAATGCCTCCTTTTGCAACTTGAGCGCAGCGGCCGCAAGGCAAGTCTCGCCCACCGCATCATCGATCATCACCTCGAAGACCTCGCCCACAAGCGTTACACCGTTCTTTCCAAAAAACTCGCCGCACCGCCTGATCAAATCTCCCGCGCCGTCGAAATCGTCTCATCGCTCGACCCCCGCCCCGCCCAAGGTTTCACCCAGACCCACAATCACTACGTCACCCCCGACATCCGCGTCGAACGCCACAATGGCAGCGGTTATGTCCCGGTGATGAACAATACCGACCTCCCCCAGCTGCGCATCAGCAACGCCTACAAAGATCTCCTCGCACAACCCGACACCGGTGGCGAAGCACGCAGTTACATCCGCGAAAAAATCCGTGGGGCCAAGTTTCTCATCCGCAGCATCGCGCAGCGCCAGCAAACCATCCAGCGCATCGCCGTTGAAATCCTCAATCACCAAAAGGACTTCTTCGACAAAGGCCCCAGCAATCTGAAGCCCCTCAACATGGCCACCGTCGCTGAAGCCGTCGGCGTTCACGAAACCACCGTCAGCCGCGCCATTGCCGGCAAATACATGTCCACTCCCCACGGCGTTTTCGAACTAAAATATTTCTTCACCAGTGGTGTCCGCACCGAAGGCGGCGACGATGTCAGCAACACCGCCGTCAAAAACGCCATCAGCGAAATCATCAAAAGCGAACCCCCGCAGAAACCTTATTCCGACGAACAGCTCGTCAAACAGCTCCTCGGCCGCGGCATCAAGGTCGCCCGGCGCACCGTTGCCAAATATCGCGAAGCCATGGGCGTCCTGCCGAGCCACCTGCGCAAAAGCGCCTGA
- a CDS encoding M16 family metallopeptidase, protein MKLIHVLPVFAIAAVYAAMGPCLSQATPAPASTAPAPAPVPTPWPHEKSDLTPDQSAIWGRLDNGFRYVILPNKFPVKERASMRLYVDAGSLMEEDDQQGMAHFLEHMAFNGTKNFPAGTMVETFQRMGMAFGADTNAHTSFKETVYKLELPKVDEAMLTDGLRLFRDDLDGMLLSAEEVDRERGIILSEKLARDSVESRIMEEGYKFALPESTIPFRMPIGIEETIKKMPRERFVDFYEKWYTPERSVLVVVGDVDVALVEKLIHKYFADAVARRGNSPDPSLGKVSTGRGLVAKLYTDMEAPAVELSMETHRTPDQKADSIAKRRADMIRNLADAMINQRLSLLAKEEGTPLIEAQSYNYEMFEFVEIHGIYAKSKPEDWKPALTLIERELRRAVQFGFTSEEFAEATANYLKTVRLRAEQKDTRKNADLANGLVRQLGRKQVFTDPVDDLKRVEIEIAAVTAEDCVDALRDSWSTKDIQVFVGGKLELPEADKTIAAALVESAGVPVEPPSKQEKVEFAYQNFGEAGKVAKKNVVEDLGIVQAVFENEVRVNLKKTEFEKNSIRMTVNFGAGKLQPSADKPGIIPYAQGVFQAGGLEKHSADELRRLFAGKEVGVEFAVGDDSFVLGGKTTPVDLQSQLELLCAYVMAPGFREEADRQFKRNLDSVYNELNKTAEGVIQNEVTGFIKGSDPRFLFPVRAVMEQRTMAELKAWMADALKEGYMEIAIVGDIDEEKTLEAIGKTFGALPKRLSGRPDDSEARKIAFPKEPRQKTFNFTTEIPRAYALAYWPTADMMDIKRTRRLVLLGQILDDRLRLKIREELGETYSPASYHNASDTFTDFGYMTAMASLKPEQVALVEPMFLEIGAEIGAKGITDDEFKRAQEPQLQQIVQMRRDNRYWLQRVLVNSQAQAYRLDWSRSLENDITTIKREELEALAKEFLGAERAITIGVIPAAAAAPASTSTAPSEAPSPSS, encoded by the coding sequence ATGAAATTGATCCACGTCCTGCCTGTTTTTGCCATTGCTGCGGTTTATGCAGCAATGGGTCCCTGTCTTTCCCAAGCCACTCCGGCGCCAGCATCGACGGCTCCGGCACCAGCACCGGTGCCTACTCCCTGGCCGCATGAAAAAAGCGATCTTACGCCTGACCAATCGGCGATTTGGGGTCGTTTGGACAACGGATTCCGGTATGTCATTTTGCCGAACAAGTTTCCGGTGAAGGAACGTGCCAGCATGAGACTTTACGTGGATGCCGGTTCGCTGATGGAGGAGGACGACCAGCAGGGCATGGCGCACTTTCTTGAGCACATGGCGTTCAACGGCACCAAGAATTTCCCTGCGGGGACCATGGTGGAGACATTTCAGCGGATGGGCATGGCGTTCGGGGCGGATACCAATGCGCATACTTCGTTTAAAGAGACGGTTTACAAATTGGAGCTTCCCAAAGTGGATGAGGCGATGCTGACGGATGGTTTGCGGCTGTTCCGTGATGATCTGGACGGCATGCTGCTGTCCGCTGAAGAAGTGGATCGCGAACGGGGCATCATTTTGAGTGAGAAGCTGGCCAGGGACAGCGTGGAATCGCGCATCATGGAGGAGGGCTACAAGTTTGCGCTGCCCGAATCCACCATTCCGTTTCGCATGCCGATTGGGATCGAGGAGACGATTAAAAAAATGCCTCGCGAGCGGTTTGTGGATTTTTATGAGAAGTGGTATACGCCCGAACGCTCGGTGCTGGTGGTGGTTGGGGACGTGGATGTGGCCTTGGTGGAGAAACTGATCCACAAGTATTTTGCAGACGCCGTGGCGCGTCGTGGCAACTCGCCTGATCCGAGTCTGGGCAAAGTCAGCACGGGTCGAGGATTGGTGGCGAAGCTTTACACGGACATGGAAGCTCCTGCGGTGGAACTGAGTATGGAGACGCACCGGACGCCCGATCAGAAGGCGGATTCCATTGCCAAACGTCGTGCCGACATGATTCGAAATCTGGCGGACGCCATGATCAACCAGCGTTTGTCGTTGCTGGCGAAAGAGGAGGGCACGCCATTGATCGAGGCGCAGAGTTACAATTATGAGATGTTTGAGTTTGTGGAGATCCACGGGATTTATGCGAAGAGCAAGCCTGAGGACTGGAAGCCTGCGCTGACATTGATTGAGCGTGAGCTGCGGCGGGCTGTTCAGTTTGGTTTTACTTCGGAAGAGTTTGCGGAGGCGACGGCGAATTATCTGAAAACGGTGCGTTTGCGTGCGGAGCAGAAGGACACCCGCAAGAATGCCGATCTTGCCAATGGCCTGGTGCGTCAACTCGGCCGCAAGCAGGTGTTTACTGATCCGGTGGATGATTTGAAGCGGGTGGAGATTGAGATCGCAGCGGTGACAGCCGAAGATTGTGTGGATGCTTTGCGCGACTCCTGGAGCACCAAAGACATCCAGGTGTTCGTTGGTGGAAAACTGGAGTTGCCGGAAGCCGACAAGACCATTGCCGCCGCCTTGGTGGAAAGTGCAGGTGTGCCGGTGGAGCCGCCTTCCAAGCAGGAGAAGGTGGAGTTTGCCTATCAGAATTTTGGTGAGGCTGGCAAGGTGGCGAAGAAGAACGTGGTTGAAGATCTGGGCATCGTGCAGGCGGTGTTTGAGAACGAGGTGAGGGTCAACCTGAAGAAGACGGAGTTTGAGAAAAACAGCATCCGCATGACGGTGAACTTTGGTGCTGGCAAGCTGCAGCCATCGGCGGACAAACCAGGCATCATTCCGTATGCTCAAGGCGTGTTTCAGGCCGGGGGATTGGAGAAACACAGCGCCGATGAATTGCGTCGTCTGTTCGCTGGCAAGGAAGTCGGCGTGGAGTTCGCGGTGGGTGATGATTCGTTTGTTTTGGGAGGCAAAACGACGCCCGTGGATCTCCAATCACAGTTGGAATTGCTGTGCGCTTATGTGATGGCTCCCGGATTCAGGGAAGAGGCGGATCGCCAGTTCAAACGCAATCTGGATTCAGTCTACAATGAATTGAACAAAACGGCGGAAGGGGTGATTCAGAATGAGGTGACCGGATTCATCAAAGGCAGTGATCCACGGTTCCTTTTTCCGGTTCGAGCCGTGATGGAGCAGCGGACGATGGCAGAGTTGAAGGCGTGGATGGCGGACGCATTGAAAGAGGGTTACATGGAGATCGCCATCGTCGGAGATATTGACGAGGAGAAGACGCTTGAGGCCATTGGCAAAACGTTCGGTGCGCTGCCGAAGCGACTTTCCGGACGGCCGGATGACAGCGAAGCGCGCAAGATTGCCTTCCCTAAGGAGCCGCGTCAAAAGACGTTCAATTTCACCACGGAAATCCCCCGTGCTTATGCCCTCGCGTATTGGCCGACAGCCGACATGATGGACATCAAACGCACCCGTCGGTTGGTGTTGCTTGGACAAATTTTGGACGATCGCTTGAGGTTGAAAATTCGCGAGGAATTGGGGGAAACCTACAGTCCGGCGAGTTATCACAATGCGAGTGATACGTTCACCGATTTTGGTTACATGACCGCGATGGCTTCGCTGAAACCGGAACAGGTGGCATTGGTGGAACCGATGTTCCTGGAGATCGGTGCAGAAATAGGGGCGAAGGGAATTACGGATGATGAATTCAAACGCGCGCAAGAGCCGCAGTTGCAGCAGATTGTGCAGATGCGTCGCGACAACCGTTATTGGTTGCAACGCGTGCTGGTGAACTCGCAGGCTCAAGCTTATCGCCTTGATTGGAGCAGGTCGCTGGAGAATGACATCACCACGATCAAGCGTGAAGAACTGGAGGCGCTGGCCAAGGAGTTTCTGGGAGCTGAGCGGGCAATCACGATTGGAGTGATTCCGGCTGCAGCAGCTGCTCCGGCGTCCACTTCCACGGCGCCCTCGGAAGCGCCTTCGCCTTCGTCGTAA
- a CDS encoding M48 family metallopeptidase — MLDPNPWFWFALIATVGLYKLELLTSLLNLSRLGTQPPEALRDDLDEDAWEKLREYIGAQSRADILQRSLQLGLFLVFWWAGGFPWVNQYAQTLHPHPILQGLAFIGILWLATSLVSLPFDAWDTFGIEARFGFNKTTVRTFITDRLKGTLLAFIFGAPLLAFILWLFDNVENAAFYGWLTLSSFTLLMSFIAPRLLMPLFFKFEPLKDASLQQAVIDLAKRLKFPVAEVSVVDGSRRSSKANAFFTGMGKTRRIALFDTLVDSHPREEILAVLAHEIGHWQRGHVPKQLALSILTNAILFALLHFAIHSETLSAAFGIAPATTAVNFVLFFIVVTPITELIGVFGSWISRKNEFEADAYARDAMQDSAPLASALHRLNRDHMNHPTPHPLHIILHHSHPPVLERLAALRGNS; from the coding sequence ATGCTTGATCCCAATCCCTGGTTCTGGTTCGCCCTCATCGCCACTGTCGGTCTCTACAAACTCGAACTCCTCACCAGCCTCCTCAACCTCTCCCGACTCGGCACCCAACCACCTGAAGCCCTGCGCGACGACCTCGACGAGGACGCATGGGAAAAACTACGCGAATACATCGGAGCCCAATCCCGCGCCGACATCCTGCAACGCAGCCTTCAACTCGGTCTCTTCCTCGTCTTTTGGTGGGCCGGCGGATTTCCTTGGGTCAATCAATACGCCCAAACCCTGCACCCCCATCCCATCCTTCAAGGACTCGCCTTCATCGGCATCCTCTGGCTGGCCACCTCGCTGGTCAGCCTGCCCTTTGACGCCTGGGACACCTTCGGCATCGAAGCCCGTTTTGGCTTCAACAAAACCACCGTCCGCACCTTCATCACCGACCGACTCAAAGGCACCCTCCTTGCTTTCATCTTCGGGGCTCCGTTGCTCGCCTTCATCCTCTGGTTGTTCGACAACGTAGAAAATGCAGCCTTCTACGGATGGCTCACCCTCAGCAGCTTCACCCTGCTCATGAGTTTCATCGCGCCGCGACTGCTCATGCCGCTGTTCTTCAAGTTCGAACCCCTCAAAGACGCCAGCCTTCAACAAGCCGTCATCGACCTGGCCAAGCGCCTCAAGTTCCCTGTCGCCGAAGTCAGCGTGGTCGACGGCTCACGCCGCTCCAGCAAAGCCAACGCCTTCTTCACCGGCATGGGCAAGACCCGCCGCATCGCCCTTTTCGACACCCTCGTCGACAGCCATCCTCGCGAAGAAATCCTCGCCGTGCTGGCCCATGAAATCGGCCACTGGCAACGAGGACATGTCCCCAAACAACTTGCCCTTTCCATCCTCACCAACGCCATTCTCTTCGCCCTCCTGCACTTCGCCATTCACTCCGAGACCCTCAGCGCCGCATTTGGCATTGCACCCGCCACCACCGCGGTCAATTTTGTTTTGTTCTTCATCGTCGTCACCCCGATCACCGAACTCATCGGCGTATTCGGCTCGTGGATCAGTCGCAAAAACGAATTTGAAGCCGATGCCTACGCCCGCGATGCCATGCAGGACAGCGCCCCGCTGGCAAGCGCCCTGCATCGCCTCAACCGCGACCACATGAACCACCCCACTCCGCACCCCCTCCACATCATCCTCCACCACTCCCATCCCCCCGTGCTCGAACGTCTTGCCGCCCTGCGCGGAAATTCATGA
- the dusB gene encoding tRNA dihydrouridine synthase DusB, which produces MPHWFNNSSSSFPLYLAPMAGITDVVFRQMCKQLGADVMVTEFVSAEGILQADERTRKYTEFDDGQRPVGVQLFGADGNRMGEAARKIIDWKQPDFIDINFGCPVNKVVSKNGGSSLLKDCPLLTSVAEGIVKAVPIPVTAKIRIGWDESSINAVTVCKLLEDTGIAAIAIHGRTRAQGYTGLANWEVIAECAAAVKIPVVGNGDIASGQDVEKRRNETGVSGVMIGRAAMHNPWVFREAKHYLATGTHLAPVTDEERFEFLLQHCRLALKSSRYQGTELQTLRSMRTRLMAYTSGLPGGKHLRVRFCKVESLAELEDIVADYLANRWTGNDHDTLTESAPALALS; this is translated from the coding sequence ATGCCCCACTGGTTCAACAACTCCTCCTCCAGCTTCCCGCTTTACCTCGCCCCCATGGCGGGTATCACCGACGTCGTGTTCCGCCAGATGTGCAAACAACTTGGCGCGGATGTCATGGTCACCGAATTTGTCTCCGCCGAAGGCATCCTCCAGGCCGACGAGCGCACCCGCAAATACACCGAATTCGACGACGGCCAGCGTCCCGTTGGCGTGCAACTTTTCGGAGCCGACGGCAACCGCATGGGTGAAGCCGCCCGCAAAATCATCGACTGGAAGCAGCCCGACTTCATCGACATCAACTTCGGTTGTCCGGTCAATAAAGTCGTCTCCAAAAACGGCGGATCATCTCTCCTTAAGGACTGCCCCCTGCTCACCAGCGTGGCCGAAGGCATCGTCAAAGCCGTCCCGATTCCGGTCACCGCCAAGATCCGCATTGGTTGGGACGAATCCTCCATCAACGCCGTCACCGTCTGCAAACTCCTTGAAGACACCGGCATCGCCGCCATCGCCATCCACGGCCGCACCCGCGCCCAGGGCTACACCGGCCTGGCAAATTGGGAAGTCATTGCCGAATGCGCCGCCGCCGTGAAAATCCCCGTTGTTGGCAACGGCGACATCGCCAGCGGACAGGACGTGGAAAAGCGCCGCAACGAAACCGGCGTCAGTGGCGTCATGATTGGCCGCGCCGCCATGCACAATCCCTGGGTGTTCCGCGAAGCCAAACACTACCTCGCGACCGGCACCCACCTTGCTCCCGTGACCGACGAAGAACGTTTCGAATTTCTTCTTCAGCACTGCCGCCTCGCCCTGAAATCCAGCCGCTACCAGGGGACCGAATTACAAACGCTGCGCTCCATGCGCACCCGTCTGATGGCCTACACCTCCGGCCTGCCCGGCGGCAAACACCTGCGCGTGCGATTCTGCAAAGTCGAAAGCCTTGCCGAACTCGAAGACATCGTCGCCGACTACCTCGCCAACCGCTGGACCGGCAACGATCACGACACCCTCACCGAATCCGCACCAGCCCTCGCCTTGAGCTGA
- a CDS encoding Mrp/NBP35 family ATP-binding protein, translating into MPTEDQIRAALATVKYPGFSRDILSFGLVQAIRTNDSDVQVDIAIATRDPNIPRQVHEQATAALSAIPGIGEIKLNFDIKEPANSPSPQNPAALTTTIPGVKHVIAIASGKGGVGKSTVSANLALALRATGARVGLCDCDLYGPSIAHMFGTDERPYATDDNQIIPIQKHGLQLMSMGFLLEDDAPVIVRGPMATRYIQQFLRQCAWDNLDYLILDLPPGTGDIQLTIVQTVALTGAVIVTTPQEIALIDARKAVAMFGKVNVPILGLIENMSHFVCPNDGHIYHIFGKGGGEREAKRIGAPLLGQIPLEMQVREAGDTGAPIALLDPSENLASEAFRRAAVQLIALATQKA; encoded by the coding sequence ATGCCCACCGAAGACCAAATCCGCGCCGCCCTTGCCACCGTCAAATACCCTGGCTTTTCCCGGGACATTCTCTCTTTCGGCCTCGTGCAGGCCATCCGCACCAACGATTCCGATGTCCAGGTCGACATCGCCATCGCCACCCGCGATCCCAACATTCCCCGACAGGTTCATGAGCAGGCCACCGCCGCCCTCAGCGCCATCCCCGGCATTGGCGAGATCAAACTCAACTTTGACATCAAAGAACCTGCGAACTCCCCCAGCCCCCAAAACCCCGCTGCCCTCACCACCACCATTCCCGGCGTCAAACACGTCATCGCCATCGCCTCCGGCAAAGGCGGCGTCGGCAAATCCACGGTCAGCGCCAACCTCGCCCTCGCCTTGCGCGCCACCGGTGCCCGCGTTGGCCTTTGCGACTGCGATCTCTACGGCCCCAGCATTGCCCACATGTTTGGCACCGACGAGCGTCCTTACGCTACCGACGACAACCAGATCATCCCCATTCAAAAACATGGCCTGCAGCTCATGAGCATGGGCTTCCTCCTCGAAGACGACGCCCCCGTCATCGTCCGCGGCCCCATGGCCACCCGCTACATCCAGCAGTTCCTCCGTCAGTGCGCCTGGGACAATCTCGACTACCTCATTCTCGACCTCCCTCCCGGAACCGGCGACATCCAGCTCACCATCGTGCAAACCGTCGCCCTCACCGGTGCCGTCATTGTCACCACCCCGCAAGAAATCGCCCTCATCGACGCTCGCAAAGCCGTTGCCATGTTTGGGAAAGTAAACGTTCCCATTCTTGGACTCATCGAGAACATGAGCCACTTCGTCTGCCCCAACGACGGCCACATCTACCACATCTTCGGCAAAGGCGGCGGTGAACGCGAAGCCAAACGAATCGGCGCTCCCCTCCTCGGCCAGATCCCCCTCGAAATGCAAGTCCGCGAAGCTGGCGATACCGGTGCCCCCATCGCCCTCCTCGATCCTTCCGAGAACCTCGCCAGCGAAGCCTTTCGACGAGCCGCTGTCCAGCTCATTGCACTCGCCACGCAGAAAGCATAA